Proteins from one Falco naumanni isolate bFalNau1 chromosome 2, bFalNau1.pat, whole genome shotgun sequence genomic window:
- the MTRF1 gene encoding peptide chain release factor 1, mitochondrial, with protein MKTFQRACLFKSLLANCCCHGQLHSCLLPPVAKKIGYVVGLQNCGFWRPESLLDTARFALSFSNQHRKKHQDSRALWKHEAVQKHLETLSKEYQQVSNLLNTDSINDIEQRTLRRRCANLSPIAAAFQEIKWAEREVQELEAMCRELDGRDEKQLLELALEEKEALDKKINVLCRKLFQLLVPKEKYDRSHVILEVTAGRTTGGDICQQFTKEMFEMYQNYADYKRWTFDIVNYTPAEIGGLHHAAAHISGDDVYRHLKYEGGTHRVQRIPETGLSSRMQRIHTGTMSVIVLPQPEEVDVKMDPKDLRIDTFRAKGAGGQHVNKTDSAVRIVHLPTGLAVECQQERSQQLNKERALRTLRAKLYQQIIEKQISQEQSTRKLQLGTRAQSERIRTYNFTQDRVTDHRISYDARNIKEVLSGKEALDKLINRLLEFAEIEAVTEYLENLQALEGGGS; from the exons atgaaaactttccaAAGGGCCTGTCTTTTCAAGAGCCTCCTTGCCAATTGCTGCTGTCATGGTCAACTTCACAGCTGTCTTCTCCCTCCTGTTGCAAAGAAGATAGGTTATGTGGTGGGACTGCAGAACTGTGGGTTTTGGAGGCCAGAATCCTTATTGGACACAGCTAGATTTGCTCTGTCTTTTAGCaatcagcacaggaaaaaacatcagGATTCTCGAGCATTGTGGAAGCATGAGGCTGTGCAGAAGCATCTGGAGACTCTAAGCAAGGAATACCAGCAAGTTAGTAATCTGTTAAATACTGACTCAATAAATGACATTGAGCAAAGAACCCTGAGGAGAAGATGTGCCAATCTGTCCCCCATTGCAGCTGCATTTCAAGAAATCAAATGGGCTGAAAGAGAAGTTCAAGAGTTAGAAGCTATGTGCAGAG AGCTAGATGGAAGAGACGAGAAACAACTTCTAGAGCTTGCCTTAGAAGAGAAGGAAGCCCTGGATAAAAAAATCAACGTGTTGTGCAGAAAG cttttccagcttctagtgccaaaggaaaaatatgatAGAAGTCACGTCATATTAGAAGTGACAGCTGGCAGAACAACTGGAG gagaCATCTGCCAACAGTTCACTAAAGAAATGTTTGAGATGTACCAGAACTATGCAGACTATAAACGGTGGACCTTTGACATTGTGAACTATACGCCAGCAGAGATAG GTGGGTTGCATCATGCTGCTGCTCATATTTCGGGAGATGATGTCTACAGGCATCTGAAATATGAAGGAGGAACTCATCGAGTCCAGCGAATCCCTGAGACGGGCCTATCATCAAGAATGCAGCGTATTCACACTGGGACAATGTCAGTTATTGTCCTCCCTCAGCCAGAGGAG GTTGATGTTAAAATGGATCCCAAAGATTTGCGTATAGATACATTCAGGGCCAAAGGAGCAGGAGGGCAACATGTTAACAAAACTGATAGTGCTGTGAGAATTGTACACCTTCCCACAG GACTAGCAGTTGAGTGCCAGCAGGAGCGATCGCAGCAGTTGAACAAGGAAAGAGCTCTGCGGACACTGAGAGCTAAGCTGTACCAGCAGAtcattgaaaaacaaataagTCAAGAGCAAAGTACCAGAAAACTGCAG TTGGGAACAAGAGCCCAATCAGAGAGAATTCGTACTTATAACTTCACCCAGGACAGAGTCACTGACCACAGGATCTCATATGATGCACGCAATATCAAG gAAGTTCTGAGTGGGAAAGAAGCACTGGATAAGCTAATAAACAGACTACTGGAGTTTGCAGAGATAGAAGCTGTCACCGAGTATCTAGAAAATTTGCAGGCGTTAGAAGGGGGAGGCAGCTGA
- the WBP4 gene encoding WW domain-binding protein 4: MADYWKSQPKKFCDYCKCWIADNRPSIEFHERGKNHKENVANRISEIKKKSLEKAKEEENMSKEFAAMEEAAMKAYQEDLKRLGIKPDDVGPSSTQSKTQSNTVETKGKKEKKEKKEKKEKKEKKKKTPQDASMPPKIETKEWVQGLSPEGYTYYYNTRTGESQWEKPKGFQGSSQNSKTAVEWVEGVTEDGHTYYYNTQTGVSTWDKPAGFVSSSNEKSQRDKHSEELAETDSKASESDSEDSENEAQSSETNFKRKGDNGEGSEEKKRSPRAKKLSPYGKWREVKPEETVNKEESTSASQETSSDAPNPYGKWKAIKAVEEEEEEKEPCEKVDLELPSTESDNVPPPPVLEVPEDATMIFKEKTVTSLGDLTEGVPTFKKRKFENGKSRNLRQRLSDQ, encoded by the exons gGCCGATTACTGGAAATCGCAACCAAAAAAGTTCTGTGATTACTGCAAGTGCTGGATAGCAGACAACAGACCT AGCATTGAGTTTcatgaaagaggaaagaatcATAAAGAAAATGTGGCAAATAGAATTAGTGAG attaaaaagaaaagcttggaaaaagcaaaagaagaagaaaacatgtcaAAAGAATTTGCAGCAATGGAGGAGGCTGCAATGAAAGCATATCAAGAGGATTTGAAAAGGCTTGGAATTAAGCCAG atgATGTAGGTCCCAGTTCGACACAGAGTAAAACACAGAGTAACACAGTGGAaactaaaggaaagaaagaaaagaaggagaagaaggaaaagaaggaaaagaaagaaaagaaaaaaaagacacctcAGGATGCCTCAATGCCACCAAAAATTGAAACAAAGGAGTGGGTACAAGGACTTTCTCCTGAAGGTTACACATACTACTACAACACAAGAACAGGAG AATCGCAGTGGGAGAAACCTAAAGGATTCCAAGGCAGCTCTCAAAACTCAAAAACG GCAGTGGAGTGGGTAGAAGGTGTCACTGAAGATGGTCATACCTATTACTATAACACACAGACAGGAG TATCCACATGGGATAAGCcggctggttttgtttcatcttcAAATGAGAAGAGTCAACGTGACAAGCATTCTGAAGAGCTTGCAGAAACAGATTCCAAAGCATCTGAATCAGACTCAGAAGACAgtgaaaatgaagcacagagTTCAGAAACAAATTTCAAG agGAAAGGAGATAATGGTGAAGgatcagaggaaaagaaaagatctcCCAGAGCTAAAAAGTTAAGTCCTTATGGGAAATGGCGAGAAGTGAAGCCAGAAGAAACTGTAAATAAAGAGGAGAGTACTTCAGCTTCCCAAGAAACCTCTAGTGATGCACCTAACCCTtatggaaaatggaaagcaattaaagcagtggaagaagaagaagaagaaaaagaaccatG tgaaaaagtggACCTGGAGCTTCCTAGTACAGAGAGTGACAATGTACCACCACCTCCAGTGCTAGAGGTTCCAGAAGATGCAACAATGATATTTAAAGAGAAGACAGTCACCTCCCTGGGAGACCTTACAGAAGGGGTGCCaacatttaaaaagaggaaatttgaaaatggaaaatctaGAAACTTAAGACAAAGACTAAGTGATCAGTAG